In Leptotrichia buccalis C-1013-b, the genomic window AATTATGAAATTAAAAAAATTGGAAATTTCTGAAAGAGTTGTTCAAAGATTGACAGAATATTTATCTATTTTAAAAGAGGCTCGAAAACGAGATGATGAAATAAATTCCATTGAGCTTGCAAAGATTATGAATACAACTTCTGCTCAAGTACGTAAGGATTTATCCACATTTGGTGAATTTGGTGTACGTGGCAAGGGCTACGATATTGATAATTTGATAGAAATTATTACAAAAATTCTGGGAATAGATAAAATTAATCATGTTATAATTGTAGGACATGGAAAAATGGGAGAAATGCTTTCTTCAAATGTTGAAGTTCTAGGAGAAGGTTTTAAAATTGTAGGAATTTTTGACAAAGATGAAAATAAAATTGGAAAAATTGCCGAAAATAATTTAGTTATTCAAGATGTAAGAAATGTTGAAG contains:
- a CDS encoding redox-sensing transcriptional repressor Rex, with amino-acid sequence MKLKKLEISERVVQRLTEYLSILKEARKRDDEINSIELAKIMNTTSAQVRKDLSTFGEFGVRGKGYDIDNLIEIITKILGIDKINHVIIVGHGKMGEMLSSNVEVLGEGFKIVGIFDKDENKIGKIAENNLVIQDVRNVEEFVKNMKNEFNIKIDTAILAVIKEQAQFAAEELVKNGICAILNMTTYKLELNKNIKVVDMDISAKLQELNFWRINSPNEKI